A genomic segment from Polyangium mundeleinium encodes:
- a CDS encoding aminotransferase class V-fold PLP-dependent enzyme, which produces MAIHEYPPSHAARVRPLWDLDPAITFLNHGSFGACPLRVREAQDRLRAQMEREPVRFFVRELEPLLDAALEALADFVGAGAADLAFVPNATAGVNTVLRSLDLRPGDELVTTNHEYNACRNALEHAAARAGARVVVATVPFPLDSPDDVVRAVLDCTGPRTRLALVDHVTSQTGLVFPVERIVPELARRGVDTLVDGAHAPGMVPLDLRALGAAYYTGNCHKWMCAPKGTAFLHVRPDKQAQIRPLSISHGANSPRTDLSRFRLEFDWTGTHDPTPYLVLPEAIRFLSSLLPGGVPALAEHNRRTALAARERLCDALGTPAPAPASMIGSLATVRLPEAAGDAPAPPLFLDPLQEALFSRHGIEVPIIPFPPPRGRVLRISAQIYNDPEDYARLVDALRAEGVS; this is translated from the coding sequence ATGGCCATCCACGAATACCCTCCGTCCCACGCCGCCCGCGTCCGGCCACTCTGGGATCTCGATCCCGCCATCACCTTCCTCAACCACGGCTCCTTCGGCGCTTGCCCCCTTCGCGTCCGCGAGGCGCAGGATCGATTGCGCGCGCAGATGGAGCGCGAGCCCGTTCGTTTTTTCGTCCGCGAGCTCGAGCCGCTCCTCGATGCCGCCCTGGAGGCCCTCGCGGACTTCGTCGGCGCGGGCGCCGCGGACCTCGCGTTCGTCCCCAACGCGACGGCCGGCGTCAATACGGTGCTCCGCTCGCTCGACCTCCGCCCCGGCGACGAGCTCGTCACGACGAATCACGAATACAACGCCTGCCGCAATGCCCTCGAACACGCGGCCGCCCGCGCCGGCGCCCGCGTCGTCGTCGCCACCGTTCCTTTCCCCCTCGATTCCCCCGACGACGTCGTCCGGGCCGTCCTCGATTGCACGGGGCCGCGCACCCGCCTCGCCCTCGTCGACCACGTCACGAGCCAGACCGGCCTCGTCTTCCCCGTGGAACGTATCGTCCCCGAGCTCGCCCGCCGTGGCGTCGATACGCTCGTCGACGGCGCGCACGCCCCCGGCATGGTCCCGCTCGACCTCCGCGCGCTCGGCGCCGCTTATTACACGGGCAATTGCCACAAATGGATGTGTGCCCCCAAGGGAACGGCGTTCCTCCACGTACGCCCTGACAAACAGGCGCAGATCCGGCCGCTCTCGATCAGCCACGGCGCGAACAGCCCTCGGACGGACCTCTCGCGTTTCCGGCTCGAATTCGACTGGACCGGCACGCACGACCCCACGCCGTACCTCGTCCTCCCCGAGGCGATTCGTTTCCTTTCGTCCCTCCTTCCTGGCGGCGTGCCTGCGCTCGCCGAGCACAACCGGCGGACGGCCCTGGCCGCGCGGGAACGCTTGTGCGACGCCCTCGGCACGCCCGCGCCCGCGCCCGCATCGATGATCGGCTCGCTCGCGACCGTCCGGCTTCCGGAGGCGGCGGGCGACGCGCCTGCGCCCCCGCTTTTCCTCGACCCTTTGCAGGAGGCGCTTTTTTCGCGCCACGGAATCGAGGTCCCCATCATCCCTTTTCCGCCCCCGCGGGGCCGCGTCCTCAGGATCTCGGCGCAAATCTACAACGACCCCGAAGATTACGCGCGCCTCGTAGACGCGCTCCGGGCCGAAGGGGTATCTTGA
- a CDS encoding FAD-dependent oxidoreductase, which yields MKFKSDSPNQKPLATLAPGIRRRDFLNGLLVGASGILLGGLGTGCSDEGGTGTPPPGPQYKGDVFTICHEVRDGKAFELPAASGDPYDCVIIGGGISGLVAARKLQKSGVTNLLLLEKEDPVGGVAKKGGDPERTHGQAAAYTVFPYNDNLNETYEDLGVITGYDMDGGPIVDEKYIIKGPANGDWFNGKWYEDAWEEGMAALPYPPNVIADLEAFRQDMIDWYAYEGQDQKFGFDTPTDNSTTDPEVRGLDNLTLSEYVASKGWAPEVSEFFDPYVRSALGTTHDKVSAWAAIGFLGSEFGPVLSQPGGNAYLALMLAEKIGADRIKTGAFVLRVKNEDDEVHVSYMIDGVITTIRAKTAIYAANRYIAKHVVPELGAAGRDEAKDYRYTPYIVAAVYVNKTPPNLGFDNWVHGDFFFTDFIVADWTSHADPAAAPLDRPNVLSCYCPLFGPTARVELQTKPFEEYEERILADLEKVVPGVRATVTGVDLYRWGHAMLAAEKGFVFGAARLSSKEPLGKISFACHDSDGLPAFENAVGAAYTAVGEVAAHLGVMV from the coding sequence ATGAAATTCAAGAGTGATTCCCCGAACCAGAAGCCCCTCGCGACGCTGGCCCCTGGCATTCGCCGCCGCGACTTTCTCAATGGTCTGCTCGTCGGCGCCTCCGGGATCCTCCTCGGCGGCCTCGGCACCGGGTGCAGCGACGAAGGGGGAACGGGCACCCCGCCTCCGGGGCCGCAGTACAAGGGCGACGTCTTCACGATCTGCCACGAGGTCCGCGACGGCAAGGCGTTCGAATTGCCGGCCGCCTCGGGTGACCCTTACGATTGCGTGATCATCGGCGGTGGTATCAGCGGCCTCGTCGCAGCGCGCAAATTGCAGAAGAGCGGCGTCACGAACCTCCTGCTCCTCGAAAAAGAGGATCCCGTCGGCGGCGTCGCCAAGAAGGGCGGCGATCCGGAGCGCACCCACGGCCAGGCCGCCGCATACACCGTCTTTCCGTACAACGACAACCTCAACGAGACGTACGAGGACCTCGGCGTCATCACGGGCTACGACATGGACGGGGGGCCCATCGTCGACGAGAAATACATCATCAAGGGCCCGGCGAACGGCGATTGGTTCAACGGCAAATGGTACGAGGACGCCTGGGAGGAGGGCATGGCCGCCCTGCCTTATCCGCCGAATGTCATCGCCGACCTCGAGGCCTTCCGCCAGGACATGATCGACTGGTACGCCTACGAGGGCCAGGACCAGAAATTCGGATTCGATACGCCGACGGACAACTCCACCACGGATCCCGAGGTCCGCGGCCTCGACAACCTCACGCTCTCCGAATACGTCGCCTCGAAGGGCTGGGCCCCGGAGGTCAGTGAGTTTTTTGACCCGTACGTCCGCTCCGCGCTCGGCACGACCCACGACAAGGTCTCCGCCTGGGCGGCGATCGGCTTTCTCGGCTCGGAATTCGGCCCCGTCCTCTCCCAGCCCGGCGGCAACGCGTACCTCGCGCTCATGCTCGCCGAGAAGATCGGCGCCGATCGCATCAAGACCGGCGCGTTCGTCCTCCGCGTGAAGAACGAGGACGACGAGGTGCACGTCTCCTACATGATCGACGGCGTGATCACCACGATCCGCGCCAAGACCGCGATTTATGCGGCGAACCGATACATCGCCAAGCACGTCGTGCCCGAGCTCGGCGCGGCGGGGCGTGACGAGGCGAAGGACTATCGGTACACGCCCTACATCGTCGCGGCCGTGTACGTGAACAAGACGCCGCCGAACCTCGGCTTCGACAACTGGGTCCACGGCGATTTCTTCTTTACGGACTTCATCGTGGCCGACTGGACGAGCCACGCCGACCCCGCCGCGGCGCCGCTCGACCGGCCGAACGTGCTCTCCTGTTATTGCCCTCTCTTTGGGCCCACGGCGCGCGTCGAGCTGCAAACGAAGCCGTTCGAGGAGTACGAGGAGCGTATCCTCGCGGACCTGGAAAAGGTCGTACCCGGCGTGCGCGCGACCGTCACCGGCGTCGACCTCTATCGCTGGGGGCACGCCATGCTCGCCGCTGAAAAAGGCTTCGTCTTCGGCGCGGCGCGCCTCTCGTCCAAGGAGCCGCTCGGCAAGATCAGCTTCGCCTGCCACGACTCCGACGGTCTTCCCGCGTTCGAGAATGCCGTCGGAGCCGCGTATACGGCGGTGGGCGAGGTGGCGGCCCACCTCGGCGTCATGGTCTGA